One Arcobacter sp. F155 DNA window includes the following coding sequences:
- a CDS encoding DedA family protein, giving the protein MEEFIREWGYIALFAYSFGGGFVGLVIAGVLSYAGDLNIYIAILVAGISNFLGDQFLFTLARQNKSYAKDMMKKYGRKVALAHVLMRKYGSFVVILQKYIYGIKTLIPLAMGLTKYSSTKFVVFNAVATMLWACIVGFASYTAGEYILNSTEEFKYVGIAIVAAILIAVTYLFKRV; this is encoded by the coding sequence GTGGAAGAATTTATTAGGGAATGGGGATATATTGCTCTTTTTGCATACTCTTTTGGTGGGGGATTTGTAGGACTAGTTATTGCAGGTGTATTATCTTACGCAGGTGATTTAAATATTTATATTGCAATATTAGTAGCTGGTATCTCAAACTTTTTAGGTGACCAATTTTTATTTACTCTTGCAAGACAAAATAAGTCTTATGCAAAAGATATGATGAAGAAGTATGGAAGAAAAGTTGCTTTAGCTCATGTTCTTATGAGAAAGTATGGTTCTTTTGTTGTTATCCTTCAAAAATATATTTATGGAATAAAGACTTTAATTCCTTTAGCAATGGGACTTACAAAATACTCTTCAACGAAGTTTGTTGTATTTAATGCTGTTGCTACTATGCTTTGGGCTTGTATCGTTGGATTTGCAAGTTATACGGCTGGTGAATATATTTTAAATAGTACAGAAGAGTTTAAGTATGTAGGAATTGCAATTGTTGCTGCTATTTTAATAGCTGTAACTTACCTTTTCAAAAGGGTTTAA
- a CDS encoding EAL domain-containing protein, whose amino-acid sequence MKDINAVYGFDNGDYIIKQLKRLLTSNIKNEILFNLERKLNITVENTHVDVFNLIIYDDLSKIEVVEIKNIIFNTIISHQFSLLNSDLTIDIDITIGCSKGKGKELLVYAEKALHNAKMNYINFMYYDANLYKNHFENRELLSILRKNIEEKTVEPFFQAIQDNNSKENIKYEALMRIYDHEGEVLMPAVFIDKSRKYRLFNKLMEVMILKVIEYIKRYKINVSINLDYNDILNPSMKELIIENIKNNDIGKYLTIEILESKKISNYYLVNEFIRDLKNYNVSIAIDDFGSGFSNYEHILNINTDYIKLDGSLIKKLDEDVYYNLVKSIVLFAKEQNIKVVAEFVSDLKILRYVKSLNIDYSQGYYIAKPMPIKEIMEDMQ is encoded by the coding sequence ATGAAAGATATCAATGCTGTCTATGGATTTGATAATGGCGACTACATAATAAAGCAATTAAAAAGACTTTTAACTTCAAATATTAAAAATGAAATCCTTTTCAATCTTGAGAGAAAACTTAACATAACAGTTGAAAATACTCATGTTGATGTTTTTAATTTAATAATTTATGATGACCTATCAAAAATAGAAGTTGTTGAAATTAAAAATATCATATTTAATACAATTATCTCTCACCAATTCTCACTTTTAAACTCCGACCTTACAATTGATATTGATATAACAATTGGTTGTTCTAAAGGAAAAGGTAAAGAGTTGTTAGTTTATGCTGAAAAAGCTTTACATAATGCAAAAATGAACTACATAAATTTTATGTATTATGATGCAAATCTTTATAAAAATCATTTTGAAAATAGAGAGCTTCTATCAATTCTTAGAAAAAACATTGAAGAGAAAACTGTTGAACCATTTTTTCAAGCAATACAAGATAATAATTCAAAAGAGAATATTAAATATGAAGCATTAATGAGAATTTATGACCATGAAGGTGAAGTTCTAATGCCTGCTGTATTTATTGATAAATCAAGGAAATACAGGCTCTTTAATAAACTTATGGAAGTAATGATTCTAAAAGTAATTGAGTATATTAAAAGATACAAAATTAATGTAAGTATAAATTTAGACTACAATGATATTCTAAACCCTTCAATGAAAGAGTTAATTATTGAAAATATTAAAAACAATGATATTGGTAAATACTTAACAATTGAAATTTTAGAAAGCAAAAAAATATCAAACTACTATTTGGTAAATGAGTTTATTAGAGACTTAAAAAACTATAATGTTTCTATTGCCATTGATGACTTTGGAAGTGGCTTTTCTAACTATGAACACATATTAAATATCAATACTGATTACATTAAACTTGATGGAAGTTTGATTAAAAAACTTGATGAAGATGTTTATTATAATCTTGTAAAAAGTATTGTTCTGTTTGCTAAAGAACAAAACATAAAAGTTGTAGCAGAGTTTGTAAGTGATTTAAAAATTTTAAGATATGTAAAATCACTTAATATTGATTATTCACAAGGGTATTATATAGCAAAACCGATGCCTATTAAAGAAATAATGGAAGATATGCAATGA
- a CDS encoding diguanylate cyclase domain-containing protein encodes MKEKLKEITDLTINELLEEEVILPSEYFECFDKHAKLSEIELKDDSFEKEVDELLLNEISSINNYVKSATKNIDSAAALTLDAQKAIEENNSSALKKLYSQIKELQEELQDMTENIYKDYLTSAYNKKWLYHKYLAANSKIKEDAIIILIDVKDFEYIKKTYNKLISNNLLIFIYEFINKEFKKEDIDFEICRYLSSKFIISVKNNNFSSVSNLIKNTSSVLFGTTLKSNSGVMIKPNYKYSTLAVKKDDSFHEVLNSLMKNQEA; translated from the coding sequence ATGAAAGAAAAATTAAAAGAGATTACTGACTTAACAATAAATGAACTACTTGAAGAAGAAGTAATTCTTCCTTCTGAGTATTTTGAGTGTTTTGATAAACATGCAAAACTTTCAGAAATCGAGTTAAAAGATGATAGCTTTGAAAAAGAAGTTGATGAGCTACTTTTAAATGAAATTAGTAGTATAAATAACTACGTAAAAAGCGCAACAAAAAATATTGATAGTGCAGCAGCATTAACTTTAGATGCACAAAAAGCAATTGAAGAGAACAACTCATCTGCTTTAAAGAAACTATATTCACAAATAAAAGAGCTTCAAGAAGAGCTTCAAGATATGACAGAGAATATTTATAAAGACTATTTAACAAGTGCTTATAATAAAAAGTGGCTGTATCATAAGTATTTAGCTGCTAATTCTAAAATCAAAGAAGATGCTATTATCATTCTTATTGATGTGAAAGATTTTGAATATATAAAGAAAACATATAACAAGCTTATCTCAAATAACTTATTAATCTTTATCTATGAGTTTATAAATAAAGAGTTTAAAAAAGAAGATATTGATTTTGAAATTTGTAGATATTTAAGTAGTAAATTTATTATTTCAGTTAAAAACAATAACTTTAGTAGTGTTTCAAACTTAATTAAAAACACATCATCTGTTCTATTTGGAACAACACTAAAAAGTAATTCAGGGGTTATGATTAAGCCAAACTATAAGTACTCAACACTTGCAGTTAAAAAAGATGACTCTTTCCATGAAGTACTTAATTCACTTATGAAAAACCAAGAAGCTTAA
- a CDS encoding biotin-dependent carboxyltransferase family protein has product MRGFELVKAGIYTTIQDKGRFSFMHLGVTNSGFMDEYSANACNKLLDNNLETNLLEILFAGVVIKSHQNTTIAITGAKCDFYINGVLKNCWETHKVRVGDELKVGKFHEGQRVYLGVKNGFNIEKEFGSNATSMKEGFGGLDGSKLKNNDILEFEENLSFVKRRWKEKFIPKYEKELTLRVLLSYQCDDFEKEQVEKFFSSVYTITPDFNSMACKLDGEPIECTISNLVSEAIAFGSIQIPKDGKPIVLLKERQTIGGYPKIGTVLNIDCFKLAQMKPGSKIRFEKIEVKEAREKVVDFLEAFSF; this is encoded by the coding sequence ATGAGAGGCTTTGAGTTAGTAAAAGCTGGAATTTATACAACTATTCAAGATAAAGGAAGATTCTCTTTCATGCATCTTGGTGTTACAAATTCAGGGTTTATGGATGAGTATTCTGCCAATGCTTGTAATAAACTTTTAGATAATAACCTTGAAACAAATCTTCTTGAAATCCTTTTTGCTGGTGTAGTTATAAAATCTCATCAGAATACAACTATTGCAATAACTGGAGCTAAATGTGATTTTTATATCAACGGTGTTTTGAAAAACTGTTGGGAAACACATAAAGTAAGAGTAGGGGATGAACTAAAAGTAGGTAAATTTCACGAAGGTCAAAGAGTTTACTTAGGTGTAAAAAATGGCTTTAATATTGAAAAAGAGTTTGGAAGTAATGCTACATCTATGAAAGAAGGCTTTGGTGGTCTTGATGGAAGTAAACTTAAAAACAATGATATCTTAGAGTTTGAAGAAAATTTATCTTTTGTAAAAAGAAGATGGAAAGAGAAGTTTATTCCTAAATATGAAAAAGAGTTAACTTTAAGAGTACTTCTTTCTTACCAATGTGATGACTTTGAAAAAGAGCAAGTAGAAAAGTTCTTTTCAAGTGTTTATACTATTACCCCTGATTTTAACTCTATGGCTTGTAAACTTGATGGAGAGCCTATTGAGTGTACTATTTCAAATCTAGTTTCAGAAGCAATTGCTTTTGGAAGTATTCAAATCCCTAAAGATGGTAAACCAATAGTTCTTTTAAAAGAGAGACAAACAATAGGTGGATATCCAAAGATTGGGACAGTTTTAAATATAGATTGTTTTAAATTAGCTCAGATGAAACCTGGAAGTAAAATAAGATTTGAAAAAATCGAAGTTAAAGAAGCAAGAGAAAAAGTTGTAGACTTTTTAGAGGCTTTCTCTTTTTAA
- the pxpB gene encoding 5-oxoprolinase subunit PxpB: MEIKVASVDSVIIYFDKSISKEISNKVKASYAHLKSLKNEAFIDIIPSYSSILISYQLLKYDFETIKTYLEEELKNIKVDEESNSKLVEIDVYYGEDVGLDLQRVATINNITCEEVIGLHSSKVYDVYTIGFLPGFAYLGVVDEKIATKRLETPRKKIPKGSVSLADTQTAVYPKDSPGGWNIIGKTAFEFFDKNLEQLSQIDINTKIKFNPITKEEFLKQGGTL, from the coding sequence ATGGAAATAAAAGTAGCCTCTGTTGATTCTGTAATTATCTATTTTGACAAGAGTATCTCAAAAGAGATCTCTAATAAAGTAAAAGCTTCATATGCCCATTTAAAATCTTTAAAAAATGAAGCTTTTATTGACATAATCCCGTCTTATAGCTCAATTCTAATTTCATACCAATTATTAAAATATGATTTTGAAACAATTAAAACATATTTAGAAGAAGAGCTAAAAAATATAAAAGTAGATGAAGAATCAAACTCAAAACTTGTAGAAATTGATGTATATTATGGTGAAGACGTAGGTTTAGACTTACAAAGGGTTGCTACAATAAATAATATAACTTGTGAAGAGGTAATAGGTCTGCACTCTTCTAAAGTTTATGATGTTTATACAATTGGTTTTTTACCTGGTTTTGCATATTTAGGTGTAGTTGATGAAAAAATTGCAACTAAAAGATTAGAAACTCCAAGAAAGAAAATCCCAAAGGGAAGTGTTTCCCTTGCTGATACTCAAACTGCTGTTTATCCAAAAGATAGCCCAGGTGGTTGGAATATTATTGGAAAAACTGCTTTTGAGTTTTTCGATAAAAATTTAGAACAGTTATCGCAAATAGATATTAATACAAAAATAAAATTTAATCCCATTACAAAAGAAGAATTTTTAAAACAAGGTGGAACTCTATGA
- a CDS encoding 5-oxoprolinase subunit PxpA — MEGNEMNIRLNCDMGESFGIWKMGADEEIMPYISMANLACGFHSSDPLTMNRSVELAKRHNVTIGAHPSYQDLVGFGRRSIQCTLEEIKSKVLYQLGALSAFCKSHGTTVSYVKPHGALYNDMMRDENIFKAILSAISSYDKNVRLMILSNPNNEAYAYTAKMYGIDLIYEVFADRNYNDDGSLVSRIKPNAVIHDELLVLERIQNLKDRGFLESVNGQRLFLKADTVCVHGDGENALAFIQALQKVVS; from the coding sequence ATGGAAGGTAATGAAATGAATATTCGATTAAATTGTGACATGGGTGAGAGCTTTGGTATTTGGAAGATGGGAGCAGATGAAGAGATTATGCCGTACATTAGTATGGCAAATCTTGCTTGTGGATTCCATTCAAGTGATCCTTTAACAATGAATCGTTCAGTTGAACTTGCAAAAAGACATAATGTAACTATTGGTGCACATCCTTCATACCAAGACCTTGTTGGTTTTGGTAGAAGATCAATCCAATGTACACTTGAAGAGATTAAATCAAAAGTTTTATATCAATTAGGTGCTTTAAGTGCTTTTTGTAAGTCTCATGGAACAACTGTATCTTATGTAAAACCACATGGAGCTTTATATAATGATATGATGAGAGATGAAAATATTTTCAAAGCAATTTTAAGTGCAATCTCTTCATATGATAAAAATGTAAGGTTAATGATTTTATCAAACCCGAATAATGAAGCTTATGCTTACACTGCAAAAATGTATGGAATAGATTTAATCTATGAAGTATTTGCAGACAGAAACTATAATGACGATGGAAGTTTAGTTTCAAGAATAAAACCAAATGCCGTAATTCACGATGAATTATTAGTATTAGAGAGAATTCAAAATCTAAAAGATAGAGGATTCTTAGAGAGTGTAAATGGTCAAAGACTATTTCTAAAAGCTGATACTGTATGTGTTCATGGTGATGGTGAAAATGCCCTTGCCTTTATACAGGCTTTACAAAAAGTAGTGAGTTAG
- a CDS encoding TRAP transporter large permease, whose amino-acid sequence MISDPLVLSVILIAVMFVFLLSSLWIGVSLMLTGIIGMLLFDHNLPPVISVYDKIGDLLASSLYDALNSWSLAALPMFILMGEILYKSSISTRLLNGLKPWLAFIPGGLLHVNVAACSLFAAVSGSSAATTATVGKITLEELKNRGYSKMLAMGSLAGSGTLGYLIPPSLIMIIYGVLSDVSIGKLFVAGLIPGLLLASLYSFYIMYRAKVDPSILPKEKEVFTTKDRLNSFKDLAPIFSLIGLVLGSIYGGFATPTEAAALGVLGSLILAFYFKSISIEILKNALLNSVKTSVMIGFIIAGAVFLSQVIGFLGIARAMSEFIAGLGLSPMMLILLIGVMYIILGMILEAISIVVMTLPIVLPIIILAGFDPLWFGIFLVFMVEMAQITPPVGFSLFVIQGISNEKIQTILKATFPFFILMIVTVVLITVFPEIVFFLPDQMIK is encoded by the coding sequence ATGATTAGTGATCCTTTAGTATTATCAGTTATTTTAATTGCCGTAATGTTTGTATTTTTATTATCATCATTATGGATTGGTGTTTCGTTAATGTTAACAGGTATTATTGGTATGTTACTGTTTGATCACAACTTACCTCCTGTGATTTCTGTTTATGACAAAATTGGAGATTTATTAGCATCTTCACTTTATGATGCCTTAAATTCTTGGTCCCTTGCAGCTTTACCAATGTTTATTTTAATGGGTGAGATTTTATATAAATCATCTATTTCAACAAGATTGTTAAATGGTTTAAAACCTTGGCTTGCATTTATTCCAGGTGGATTACTTCATGTTAATGTTGCTGCATGTTCTTTATTTGCTGCTGTTTCTGGTTCGTCTGCTGCCACAACTGCCACTGTTGGTAAGATTACACTAGAAGAGTTAAAAAATAGAGGATACTCTAAAATGTTGGCTATGGGTTCTTTAGCTGGTTCTGGTACATTAGGATATTTAATTCCTCCATCATTAATTATGATTATTTATGGTGTATTATCTGATGTATCTATTGGTAAGTTATTTGTTGCTGGACTTATTCCTGGTCTTTTACTTGCATCTTTATATTCCTTTTATATCATGTATAGAGCTAAGGTTGATCCAAGCATTTTACCAAAAGAAAAAGAAGTATTTACAACTAAAGATAGACTAAATTCATTTAAAGATTTAGCACCAATTTTCTCACTTATTGGACTTGTTTTAGGTTCTATTTATGGTGGATTTGCCACTCCAACTGAAGCTGCCGCTCTTGGGGTATTAGGAAGTTTAATCTTAGCTTTCTATTTTAAATCTATCTCAATAGAGATTCTAAAAAATGCCCTTTTAAACTCTGTTAAAACATCTGTTATGATTGGGTTTATTATTGCTGGTGCTGTTTTCCTTTCTCAAGTAATTGGATTCTTAGGAATTGCAAGAGCTATGAGTGAATTTATTGCAGGTCTTGGACTTTCTCCAATGATGCTGATTTTATTAATTGGTGTTATGTATATTATTTTAGGAATGATTTTAGAAGCTATTTCTATTGTAGTTATGACTTTACCAATTGTTTTACCAATTATCATTTTAGCTGGATTTGATCCACTATGGTTTGGTATTTTCTTAGTATTCATGGTTGAAATGGCACAAATTACGCCACCAGTTGGGTTCTCACTATTTGTAATTCAAGGAATTAGTAATGAAAAGATACAAACAATTTTAAAAGCAACATTCCCATTCTTTATCCTTATGATTGTTACTGTTGTATTAATTACTGTATTCCCAGAAATAGTGTTCTTCTTACCAGACCAAATGATTAAATAA
- a CDS encoding TRAP transporter small permease subunit: MNFISNFIDKLTKMGAYLSAFILVSLVSLILIEIFIRAFFDMSTMIADEYSGYFYLASIFFGLAYTFSSDSHIRINIITSRLSKKTNNKIDILAAVITLAVLAFALYRTILFTYDSYELEMLSENVSETPLYLTQLAMPIGITMFMLAVVLFIFKGFTND, encoded by the coding sequence ATGAATTTTATTTCTAACTTTATAGATAAGCTTACCAAAATGGGAGCTTATCTGTCAGCATTTATCTTAGTATCATTGGTTTCTTTGATTCTTATTGAAATCTTTATTAGAGCATTTTTTGATATGTCTACAATGATTGCAGATGAGTATAGTGGATATTTTTATTTAGCATCTATATTCTTTGGATTAGCATATACTTTTTCAAGTGATTCGCATATAAGAATTAACATAATTACTTCAAGGTTATCAAAAAAGACTAATAACAAGATTGATATTCTTGCAGCAGTTATTACATTAGCTGTATTAGCTTTTGCTCTTTATAGAACAATTTTATTTACTTATGATTCATATGAATTAGAGATGTTGTCAGAAAATGTTTCTGAAACACCACTATATTTAACACAACTTGCAATGCCTATTGGAATTACAATGTTCATGTTAGCTGTAGTATTATTTATTTTCAAAGGATTTACAAATGATTAG
- a CDS encoding TRAP transporter substrate-binding protein, protein MFKKSLLLAALASVALAGNIKMDLNAKYGANNFHTIGAVKYAELVKDYSKGSVDITVHAGSALIKGNPLKAVKDGTVAMTDMFIPFTSGGGKVFGISALPFIANSYEDAFKLYQLAKPAYDKTAKKWNQKILYSVTWPASGFYSKKAVTKLADFTGVKTRTYDKNSAAFINKAGGNAVALPWGEVYSSLRTGLVDSVVTSSASGKDGKFWEVLSNYTKINYAYPLQAVSINLDYWNSLDKAQQDAMLKAAKEIEKAQWEAAKEEDRVALEMLTKNGMTVSEATPELKAQLDKIANELLEDYLDGANSQIKAIFEEYRK, encoded by the coding sequence ATGTTTAAGAAAAGTTTACTTTTAGCTGCTCTTGCAAGTGTTGCATTAGCAGGTAATATCAAGATGGATTTAAATGCCAAATATGGTGCAAATAACTTCCATACAATCGGTGCTGTAAAGTATGCAGAACTAGTTAAAGATTACTCTAAAGGTTCTGTAGACATTACAGTACATGCAGGATCTGCACTTATCAAAGGGAACCCACTAAAAGCAGTAAAAGATGGAACAGTTGCAATGACTGATATGTTCATTCCTTTTACTTCTGGTGGAGGAAAAGTGTTCGGAATCTCTGCTTTACCATTTATTGCTAACTCATATGAAGATGCATTCAAGTTATATCAACTTGCAAAACCAGCTTATGACAAAACTGCAAAAAAATGGAATCAAAAGATTCTTTACTCTGTAACATGGCCAGCTTCTGGTTTTTATTCAAAAAAAGCAGTTACAAAACTAGCTGACTTTACTGGTGTAAAAACAAGAACTTATGACAAAAACTCAGCTGCGTTTATTAATAAAGCAGGTGGAAATGCTGTTGCATTACCTTGGGGAGAAGTTTATTCTTCACTTAGAACTGGTCTAGTAGACTCTGTAGTTACTTCTTCAGCATCTGGAAAAGATGGTAAATTCTGGGAAGTATTATCAAACTATACAAAAATTAACTATGCATATCCTTTACAAGCAGTTTCAATCAACTTAGATTACTGGAACTCTTTAGATAAAGCACAACAAGATGCTATGTTAAAAGCAGCAAAAGAGATTGAAAAAGCTCAATGGGAAGCTGCAAAAGAAGAAGATAGAGTTGCTTTAGAGATGCTTACTAAGAATGGAATGACTGTAAGTGAAGCAACACCTGAATTAAAAGCTCAATTAGACAAAATTGCTAATGAGTTATTAGAAGACTATTTAGATGGTGCAAATTCTCAAATTAAAGCAATTTTTGAAGAATATAGAAAGTAG
- a CDS encoding response regulator transcription factor → MDESIIKQLQDYTVLCVEDEDGIRKRLVNTLKYYFGGVYEAKNGEDGYYLYNEYKPDLIITDIEMPCKSGISLVEDIRKKDSDTLVIMVTAYSNEEYLLELINLNVNQYILKPINSDSLLTGIVKAFGKRLKEKIQFHKDLFFDMQQRELYYKDEVVTLRKRDKEFLLLLHRNRNVVVSYDLIEEYLWRDKSMSITALKTFIKEFRKRIPVEIITNKPQEGYKLINF, encoded by the coding sequence ATGGATGAGAGTATAATAAAACAACTTCAAGACTATACTGTACTTTGTGTTGAAGATGAAGACGGTATTAGAAAAAGATTAGTAAACACTTTAAAATACTACTTTGGTGGTGTATATGAAGCCAAAAATGGTGAAGATGGATACTATTTATATAATGAGTACAAACCTGATTTAATCATCACAGATATTGAAATGCCTTGTAAAAGTGGTATTTCACTTGTTGAAGATATTAGAAAAAAAGATAGCGATACTTTAGTAATCATGGTAACAGCTTACTCAAATGAAGAGTATCTTTTAGAACTAATAAACCTAAATGTAAATCAATATATCCTAAAACCTATAAACTCTGATTCTTTATTAACTGGTATTGTAAAAGCCTTTGGAAAAAGATTAAAAGAGAAAATACAGTTTCATAAAGATCTGTTTTTTGATATGCAACAAAGGGAACTATACTATAAAGATGAGGTAGTAACTTTACGAAAAAGAGATAAAGAGTTCTTGCTTTTACTTCACAGAAATAGAAATGTAGTAGTATCTTATGATTTAATAGAAGAGTATTTATGGCGAGATAAGTCTATGAGTATCACTGCTTTAAAAACATTTATTAAAGAGTTTAGGAAACGTATTCCTGTAGAGATTATTACAAATAAGCCACAAGAGGGCTATAAATTAATTAATTTTTAA
- a CDS encoding cache domain-containing protein — MFDEKNIPKLIIFTPIITAILIAFFTIYFFIDNQNNYFEEESLIVEKEYLQKQKNILKKEIDYAINYINHRVKNNELLSEEELKKDILEYLETIRYGKHGYLWIHDTNYYLRGHPFRPDSIDTFDIDLKDAKGGLITKRFIDETIKNPEGVFIEYYWQKPQEVNFSKKLGFFRLFEKYNWVIGAGLYIDDIQDSINANKKLLEKKIDKHIRLVVTVSFLAILIIGVLSFIMSKKITQVFNAYQENVKRKELLLEDLNRNLELKVQKAIKEVKKKDRAMLHQSRLARMGAMLSMIAHQWRQPLSEVSGILMELETANKFNKVDSSMIEETVKESNKQIEFMSNTIEDFRNFFKPDKLKVDFYIEDACNEALTLVDASLKNFNIQVEKKIKHNPLIHGYEREFAQVILNLLSNAKDALTQRQIANPTIKLIVTKKDNNVIIKVKDNAGGVEEDYLDLIFEPYFTTKSSSKGTGLGLYMAKMIIEKNMNGEITVDNKKKGANFLIVLPIEEV, encoded by the coding sequence TTGTTTGACGAAAAAAATATACCTAAACTTATTATTTTTACACCTATTATTACAGCAATATTAATTGCTTTTTTTACAATCTATTTTTTTATTGACAATCAGAACAATTATTTTGAAGAAGAGAGTTTAATTGTTGAAAAAGAGTATTTACAAAAACAAAAGAATATTTTAAAAAAAGAGATTGATTACGCAATAAATTACATAAACCATAGAGTTAAAAACAATGAGTTACTAAGTGAAGAAGAGTTAAAAAAAGATATTTTAGAGTACTTAGAAACTATTAGATATGGAAAACATGGATATTTATGGATACATGATACAAACTACTATTTAAGAGGGCATCCTTTTAGACCAGATAGTATTGATACTTTTGATATTGATTTAAAAGATGCAAAAGGTGGGCTTATTACAAAGAGGTTTATTGATGAGACAATCAAAAATCCTGAAGGTGTTTTTATTGAGTATTATTGGCAAAAGCCACAAGAAGTTAACTTCTCAAAGAAACTTGGATTCTTTAGGCTTTTTGAAAAATACAATTGGGTAATTGGAGCAGGGCTTTATATTGATGATATTCAAGACTCAATAAATGCAAATAAAAAACTTTTAGAAAAGAAAATTGATAAGCACATTAGACTTGTAGTTACAGTTTCATTTTTAGCTATTTTGATAATTGGTGTTTTATCTTTTATCATGTCAAAAAAGATTACACAAGTTTTTAATGCTTACCAAGAAAATGTAAAAAGAAAAGAGTTATTACTAGAAGATTTAAATAGAAACTTAGAATTAAAAGTTCAAAAAGCTATTAAGGAAGTAAAGAAAAAAGATAGAGCAATGCTTCATCAATCAAGACTTGCAAGAATGGGAGCAATGCTTTCAATGATTGCCCACCAATGGAGACAACCCTTAAGTGAAGTTTCTGGGATATTGATGGAACTTGAAACAGCAAATAAGTTTAATAAAGTAGATTCTTCAATGATTGAAGAGACTGTAAAAGAGTCAAATAAACAAATAGAGTTTATGTCAAATACAATTGAAGACTTTAGAAACTTCTTTAAACCTGATAAATTAAAGGTTGATTTTTATATTGAAGATGCTTGTAATGAGGCTTTAACTTTAGTTGATGCTTCATTGAAAAACTTTAATATCCAAGTGGAAAAGAAAATAAAACATAATCCTTTAATTCACGGTTATGAAAGGGAGTTTGCACAAGTTATTTTAAATCTTTTATCAAATGCAAAAGATGCTTTAACTCAAAGACAAATAGCTAATCCTACAATTAAGCTTATAGTTACAAAAAAAGATAATAATGTTATTATCAAAGTAAAAGATAATGCAGGTGGAGTAGAAGAGGATTATCTTGATTTAATTTTTGAGCCATACTTTACTACCAAAAGTTCTTCAAAGGGAACAGGGCTTGGACTTTATATGGCAAAAATGATTATTGAAAAAAATATGAATGGAGAAATCACTGTGGATAACAAGAAAAAAGGTGCAAACTTTTTAATTGTACTTCCTATAGAAGAGGTTTGA
- a CDS encoding TIGR00730 family Rossman fold protein, with protein sequence MEKNNVIYSPRINDDFTNGRELLKGLKNNVTIFGSARTKQTNVYAMQAQKLAYILAKEGINIITGGGDGIMQAANRGAFKSSNGESIGLSIDLPFEQSVNPYTNKHLTFNYFFSRKYMLVKYSKACVIFPGGFGTLDELFEVVTLTQTGKMRDGFRVYLVGSEFWGGLMKFIETTLIDEKMIDPGDLGIIKVIDDINEVKEEIVKI encoded by the coding sequence ATGGAAAAAAACAATGTAATATATAGTCCAAGAATAAATGATGACTTCACAAATGGTAGAGAACTTTTAAAAGGTTTAAAAAACAACGTTACTATTTTTGGAAGTGCAAGAACAAAACAAACAAATGTATATGCAATGCAAGCACAAAAGTTAGCATATATCTTAGCTAAAGAAGGTATTAATATTATCACTGGTGGTGGTGATGGAATTATGCAAGCTGCAAATAGAGGTGCATTTAAATCTTCAAATGGAGAATCAATAGGGTTAAGTATTGACCTTCCTTTTGAACAATCAGTTAATCCATACACAAATAAACACTTAACATTTAACTATTTTTTTTCTAGAAAATATATGTTAGTAAAATACTCAAAAGCTTGTGTTATTTTCCCTGGTGGATTTGGGACATTAGATGAACTATTTGAAGTAGTAACTTTAACTCAAACTGGAAAAATGAGAGATGGGTTTAGAGTTTACCTTGTAGGAAGTGAATTCTGGGGTGGATTAATGAAGTTTATTGAAACTACTTTAATAGATGAAAAAATGATTGACCCAGGTGACTTAGGTATTATCAAAGTGATTGATGATATCAATGAAGTAAAAGAGGAAATTGTAAAAATTTAA